A region of Polyodon spathula isolate WHYD16114869_AA chromosome 4, ASM1765450v1, whole genome shotgun sequence DNA encodes the following proteins:
- the LOC121314464 gene encoding vesicle-associated membrane protein-associated protein A-like isoform X1 yields MSKLEQILILEPPIDLKFKGPFTDVVTTNLKLKNPSDRKVCFKVKTTAPRRYCVRPNSGMIEPGSYIIVSVMLQPFDYDPNEKSKHKFMVQTIFASPHVTDMEAVWKDAKPDDLMDSKLRCIFELPSENDKVKSRVEERRPIASILVTPQSSTKAYKVSSDSDARLPPRGAPTPGVAPEHRTPFSTRYLQTPLTVSSKTDLQGFVSAPSSVIKGKIMQNDIESSKAPLLNASKQDGSSLPKPTSMSLDDTEMRKLMEECKRLQSDVMKLSDENRQLKDEGLRMRKTPRSDNMVTNTGGLMGRDSSSSLPSLLVVIAAIFIGFFLGKFIL; encoded by the exons GTCCCTTCACAGATGTCGTCACTACAAACCTAAAGCTGAAAAACCCCTCCGACAGAAAAGTATGTTTCAAAGTGAAGACCACGGCACCACGCAGGTACTGTGTACGACCGAACAGTGGGATGATTGAGCCGGGGTCTTACATAATTGTCTCAG taatgTTACAACCTTTTGACTACGATCCCaatgaaaaaagtaaacacaaattTATGGTACAGACAATCTTTGCATCACCTCATGTTACAGACATGGAGGCAGTG TGGAAAGATGCAAAACCCGATGATCTCATGGATTCCAAATTAAGATGCATATTTGAACTACCTTCTGAAAATGATAAAGTA AAAAGTAGAGTTGAAGAACGGAGACCAATAGCCAGTATTTTAGTGACCCCGCAATCTTCCACCAAAGCCTACAAGGTCAGTTCAGACAGTGATGCTCGCTTACCACCACGGGGTGCCCCAACACCAGGGGTTGCTCCCGAGCATCGTACCCCCTTCAGCACCAGATACCTTCAGACCCCATTGACTGTTAGCAGCAAGACCGATCTGCAGGGATTTGTGTCAGCCCCCAGCAGTGTGATCAAAGGGAAAATAATGCAG AATGATATTGAATCAAGCAAAGCTCCACTTCTTAATGCATCGAAGCAAGACGGTTCTTCCCTCCCAAAACCCACCAGCATGTCACTGGACGACACTGAGATGAGGAAACTCATGGAAGAGTGCAAGAGGCTGCAGTCTGACGTGATGAAACTCTCAGATGAAAACCGGCAACTTAAG GATGAAGGATTGAGGATGAGGAAGACACCTAGATCAGACAACATGGTAACAAACACAGGTGGCTTGATGGGTAGAGACAGTTCCagctctcttccttctctccttgTTGTAATCGCAGCTATTTTCATCGGATTCTTCCTAGGGAAGTTCATCTTGTAG
- the LOC121314464 gene encoding vesicle-associated membrane protein-associated protein A-like isoform X4 gives MSKLEQILILEPPIDLKFKGPFTDVVTTNLKLKNPSDRKVCFKVKTTAPRRYCVRPNSGMIEPGSYIIVSVMLQPFDYDPNEKSKHKFMVQTIFASPHVTDMEAVWKDAKPDDLMDSKLRCIFELPSENDKVNDIESSKAPLLNASKQDGSSLPKPTSMSLDDTEMRKLMEECKRLQSDVMKLSDENRQLKDEGLRMRKTPRSDNMVTNTGGLMGRDSSSSLPSLLVVIAAIFIGFFLGKFIL, from the exons GTCCCTTCACAGATGTCGTCACTACAAACCTAAAGCTGAAAAACCCCTCCGACAGAAAAGTATGTTTCAAAGTGAAGACCACGGCACCACGCAGGTACTGTGTACGACCGAACAGTGGGATGATTGAGCCGGGGTCTTACATAATTGTCTCAG taatgTTACAACCTTTTGACTACGATCCCaatgaaaaaagtaaacacaaattTATGGTACAGACAATCTTTGCATCACCTCATGTTACAGACATGGAGGCAGTG TGGAAAGATGCAAAACCCGATGATCTCATGGATTCCAAATTAAGATGCATATTTGAACTACCTTCTGAAAATGATAAAGTA AATGATATTGAATCAAGCAAAGCTCCACTTCTTAATGCATCGAAGCAAGACGGTTCTTCCCTCCCAAAACCCACCAGCATGTCACTGGACGACACTGAGATGAGGAAACTCATGGAAGAGTGCAAGAGGCTGCAGTCTGACGTGATGAAACTCTCAGATGAAAACCGGCAACTTAAG GATGAAGGATTGAGGATGAGGAAGACACCTAGATCAGACAACATGGTAACAAACACAGGTGGCTTGATGGGTAGAGACAGTTCCagctctcttccttctctccttgTTGTAATCGCAGCTATTTTCATCGGATTCTTCCTAGGGAAGTTCATCTTGTAG
- the LOC121314464 gene encoding vesicle-associated membrane protein-associated protein A-like isoform X3, protein MEGPFTDVVTTNLKLKNPSDRKVCFKVKTTAPRRYCVRPNSGMIEPGSYIIVSVMLQPFDYDPNEKSKHKFMVQTIFASPHVTDMEAVWKDAKPDDLMDSKLRCIFELPSENDKVKSRVEERRPIASILVTPQSSTKAYKVSSDSDARLPPRGAPTPGVAPEHRTPFSTRYLQTPLTVSSKTDLQGFVSAPSSVIKGKIMQNDIESSKAPLLNASKQDGSSLPKPTSMSLDDTEMRKLMEECKRLQSDVMKLSDENRQLKDEGLRMRKTPRSDNMVTNTGGLMGRDSSSSLPSLLVVIAAIFIGFFLGKFIL, encoded by the exons GTCCCTTCACAGATGTCGTCACTACAAACCTAAAGCTGAAAAACCCCTCCGACAGAAAAGTATGTTTCAAAGTGAAGACCACGGCACCACGCAGGTACTGTGTACGACCGAACAGTGGGATGATTGAGCCGGGGTCTTACATAATTGTCTCAG taatgTTACAACCTTTTGACTACGATCCCaatgaaaaaagtaaacacaaattTATGGTACAGACAATCTTTGCATCACCTCATGTTACAGACATGGAGGCAGTG TGGAAAGATGCAAAACCCGATGATCTCATGGATTCCAAATTAAGATGCATATTTGAACTACCTTCTGAAAATGATAAAGTA AAAAGTAGAGTTGAAGAACGGAGACCAATAGCCAGTATTTTAGTGACCCCGCAATCTTCCACCAAAGCCTACAAGGTCAGTTCAGACAGTGATGCTCGCTTACCACCACGGGGTGCCCCAACACCAGGGGTTGCTCCCGAGCATCGTACCCCCTTCAGCACCAGATACCTTCAGACCCCATTGACTGTTAGCAGCAAGACCGATCTGCAGGGATTTGTGTCAGCCCCCAGCAGTGTGATCAAAGGGAAAATAATGCAG AATGATATTGAATCAAGCAAAGCTCCACTTCTTAATGCATCGAAGCAAGACGGTTCTTCCCTCCCAAAACCCACCAGCATGTCACTGGACGACACTGAGATGAGGAAACTCATGGAAGAGTGCAAGAGGCTGCAGTCTGACGTGATGAAACTCTCAGATGAAAACCGGCAACTTAAG GATGAAGGATTGAGGATGAGGAAGACACCTAGATCAGACAACATGGTAACAAACACAGGTGGCTTGATGGGTAGAGACAGTTCCagctctcttccttctctccttgTTGTAATCGCAGCTATTTTCATCGGATTCTTCCTAGGGAAGTTCATCTTGTAG
- the LOC121314464 gene encoding vesicle-associated membrane protein-associated protein A-like isoform X2 translates to MAATVQEYGPFTDVVTTNLKLKNPSDRKVCFKVKTTAPRRYCVRPNSGMIEPGSYIIVSVMLQPFDYDPNEKSKHKFMVQTIFASPHVTDMEAVWKDAKPDDLMDSKLRCIFELPSENDKVKSRVEERRPIASILVTPQSSTKAYKVSSDSDARLPPRGAPTPGVAPEHRTPFSTRYLQTPLTVSSKTDLQGFVSAPSSVIKGKIMQNDIESSKAPLLNASKQDGSSLPKPTSMSLDDTEMRKLMEECKRLQSDVMKLSDENRQLKDEGLRMRKTPRSDNMVTNTGGLMGRDSSSSLPSLLVVIAAIFIGFFLGKFIL, encoded by the exons GTCCCTTCACAGATGTCGTCACTACAAACCTAAAGCTGAAAAACCCCTCCGACAGAAAAGTATGTTTCAAAGTGAAGACCACGGCACCACGCAGGTACTGTGTACGACCGAACAGTGGGATGATTGAGCCGGGGTCTTACATAATTGTCTCAG taatgTTACAACCTTTTGACTACGATCCCaatgaaaaaagtaaacacaaattTATGGTACAGACAATCTTTGCATCACCTCATGTTACAGACATGGAGGCAGTG TGGAAAGATGCAAAACCCGATGATCTCATGGATTCCAAATTAAGATGCATATTTGAACTACCTTCTGAAAATGATAAAGTA AAAAGTAGAGTTGAAGAACGGAGACCAATAGCCAGTATTTTAGTGACCCCGCAATCTTCCACCAAAGCCTACAAGGTCAGTTCAGACAGTGATGCTCGCTTACCACCACGGGGTGCCCCAACACCAGGGGTTGCTCCCGAGCATCGTACCCCCTTCAGCACCAGATACCTTCAGACCCCATTGACTGTTAGCAGCAAGACCGATCTGCAGGGATTTGTGTCAGCCCCCAGCAGTGTGATCAAAGGGAAAATAATGCAG AATGATATTGAATCAAGCAAAGCTCCACTTCTTAATGCATCGAAGCAAGACGGTTCTTCCCTCCCAAAACCCACCAGCATGTCACTGGACGACACTGAGATGAGGAAACTCATGGAAGAGTGCAAGAGGCTGCAGTCTGACGTGATGAAACTCTCAGATGAAAACCGGCAACTTAAG GATGAAGGATTGAGGATGAGGAAGACACCTAGATCAGACAACATGGTAACAAACACAGGTGGCTTGATGGGTAGAGACAGTTCCagctctcttccttctctccttgTTGTAATCGCAGCTATTTTCATCGGATTCTTCCTAGGGAAGTTCATCTTGTAG